Proteins found in one Subtercola endophyticus genomic segment:
- a CDS encoding glycoside hydrolase family 15 protein → MQRRNPSSARLRGSRAHGSRMHDRMPAHMPLAGLARATLATAALTAVMAAPLCASQIAAANAAPASASASASASASASASSVVTTALTSPATLVAPGGPGVTSTWTSGDKVGLGTSFAADPSTSKSRVWYTLGAGKMTEVFYPTADSPQTRDLQYIVTDNSSYTSVEESDTDQKVLVNDSQSLEYTQVDTAKNGSYRLTKTYVTDPDRNTVLISTHFEQLTGTTPLHLYALYNPSLGNADADTGGSAGMGGSTLVASGSTASSALASSLAFSTTTTGYSGDASDGFQQLTTSHKLTGIYDSATTAGNIVQTAEVPVGRDTSFTLALGFGASAAEAQNAAAASLAAGFTNRESAYSAGWHSWFTTLNPAPASVSTTPALLKQYDVALMTLRAHEDKQHPGAFVASLSTPWGQARSGNAPGYHAVWARDLTNTATALAAAGDKAGALRALNYILNTQERSDGAIPHNSTVDGADIPTLLGLQYDEIADPAILADQLGAVDAATWAKVKLSADYLVAHGANTPQERWEEQGGYSPATIAAEIAGLVSAADIATRNGDTARAKTYLDTADNWQASVESWTVTHTGSFAAHYERINRNGAPDENQTITDGNGWLKLDARDELDPSFLELTRLGVKPANDAVVASSVAVTDSILKTDIPGVGPVWHRYSEDGYGETATGAPFDNGVKGTVGRAWPVLTGERGEYELANGNTVAAQADLATMAATANEGFMIPEQVWDTADAAGFTEGKSTNSATPLAWAEAQFIRLAISISAPHHAGTPANVDTPKIVAARYANQVNVTFTENAT, encoded by the coding sequence ATGCAACGACGCAATCCCTCATCGGCCCGGCTGCGGGGCAGCCGAGCGCACGGCAGCCGAATGCACGACCGGATGCCCGCGCACATGCCGCTCGCCGGCCTCGCCCGCGCCACCCTCGCCACGGCCGCGCTCACTGCGGTGATGGCCGCCCCGCTCTGCGCGAGCCAGATCGCCGCCGCCAACGCTGCGCCCGCCTCCGCCTCCGCCTCCGCATCCGCATCCGCGTCCGCCTCCGCCTCGTCGGTCGTCACCACCGCGCTTACGTCGCCCGCCACGCTCGTCGCGCCCGGCGGCCCCGGCGTCACCTCCACGTGGACCAGTGGCGACAAGGTGGGCCTCGGCACCTCCTTCGCCGCCGACCCGTCGACCTCGAAGTCGCGCGTCTGGTACACCCTCGGCGCCGGAAAGATGACCGAGGTCTTCTACCCCACGGCCGACAGCCCGCAGACCCGCGACCTGCAGTACATCGTCACCGACAACTCGAGTTACACGAGCGTCGAAGAGAGCGACACCGACCAGAAAGTGCTGGTCAACGACAGCCAGTCGCTCGAGTACACCCAGGTCGACACCGCCAAGAACGGCTCGTACCGCCTCACGAAGACCTACGTCACCGACCCCGACCGCAACACCGTGCTGATCTCGACACACTTCGAGCAGCTCACCGGCACGACCCCGCTGCACCTCTACGCCCTCTACAACCCGTCGCTCGGCAACGCCGACGCCGACACGGGCGGCTCGGCCGGCATGGGCGGCTCCACCCTCGTCGCCTCCGGCAGCACCGCGTCGAGTGCCCTGGCCTCGTCACTGGCCTTCAGCACGACGACCACCGGCTACAGCGGCGACGCGAGCGACGGATTCCAGCAGCTCACCACCAGCCACAAGCTGACCGGCATCTACGACTCCGCGACGACAGCGGGCAACATCGTGCAGACGGCGGAGGTACCGGTCGGCCGTGACACCTCGTTCACCCTCGCACTCGGGTTCGGGGCATCCGCTGCCGAGGCGCAGAACGCTGCGGCCGCGTCACTCGCGGCAGGCTTCACCAACCGCGAGTCGGCCTACAGCGCGGGCTGGCACTCGTGGTTCACGACACTGAACCCCGCACCGGCGAGCGTCTCGACGACCCCCGCGCTGCTGAAGCAGTACGACGTGGCGCTGATGACCCTGCGCGCGCACGAAGACAAGCAGCACCCGGGGGCGTTCGTCGCCTCGCTCTCGACCCCGTGGGGTCAGGCGCGGTCGGGCAACGCTCCGGGGTATCACGCTGTGTGGGCGCGCGACCTCACCAACACCGCGACAGCCCTCGCCGCGGCGGGCGACAAGGCCGGCGCCCTGCGCGCGCTGAACTACATTCTCAACACGCAAGAGCGCAGCGACGGCGCCATTCCGCACAACTCGACCGTCGACGGGGCAGACATCCCCACGCTGCTCGGACTGCAGTACGACGAGATCGCCGACCCGGCCATCCTCGCCGACCAGCTGGGAGCTGTGGATGCGGCCACCTGGGCGAAGGTCAAGCTGTCGGCCGACTACCTGGTGGCGCACGGCGCGAACACGCCGCAAGAGCGCTGGGAGGAACAAGGCGGATACTCGCCCGCCACCATCGCGGCCGAAATCGCCGGCCTCGTCTCCGCCGCCGACATCGCCACGAGGAACGGCGACACTGCGCGGGCGAAGACCTACCTCGACACCGCCGACAACTGGCAGGCCAGCGTCGAATCGTGGACCGTCACGCACACCGGCAGCTTCGCGGCGCACTACGAGCGCATCAACCGCAACGGCGCCCCCGACGAGAACCAGACCATCACCGACGGCAACGGCTGGCTGAAACTGGATGCCCGTGACGAACTCGATCCGAGCTTTCTGGAGTTGACGCGCCTGGGTGTGAAGCCTGCGAACGATGCGGTGGTGGCCTCCTCAGTCGCCGTGACCGACTCGATTCTCAAAACCGACATTCCCGGCGTCGGACCGGTCTGGCACCGCTACAGCGAAGACGGCTACGGCGAGACGGCCACTGGAGCGCCGTTCGACAACGGCGTCAAGGGCACCGTCGGCCGCGCCTGGCCCGTGCTGACCGGCGAGCGCGGCGAGTACGAACTCGCGAATGGCAACACCGTTGCAGCGCAGGCCGACCTGGCCACGATGGCTGCAACCGCCAACGAGGGCTTCATGATTCCCGAGCAGGTGTGGGACACGGCGGATGCCGCGGGCTTCACCGAAGGCAAGTCGACGAACTCGGCGACTCCGCTGGCCTGGGCCGAGGCGCAGTTCATCCGGCTCGCGATCTCGATCAGCGCTCCGCATCACGCCGGAACCCCCGCGAACGTCGACACCCCGAAGATCGTTGCTGCGCGCTACGCGAACCAGGTCAATGTGACCTTCACCGAGAACGCCACTTAG
- a CDS encoding VOC family protein produces the protein MISSPDLLAADTGMGAVTLRVADLDAMIRYYRDAVTLDLLSQHGDVAVLGRGDVPVVILQHAPELKHAAPRSAGLYHTAILFDSREALAAALYSVATKAPGTFTGSADHKVSIAFYFTDPEGNGVELYWDRDRTEWSWLHGQIEMTTLYVDPNGFLQQNLTTETAERAVTAGAPRFGAASVGHVHLSVGDTATAKEFYVKRLGFESTFEIPGSALFISAGKYHHHMAMNTWESAGAGRRGLALGLAEVDIHVPTPDDLGSLQERLTHYATPFADDGRSLSIEDPWGSTLKVAVAQ, from the coding sequence ATGATTAGCTCACCAGACCTGCTCGCCGCCGATACCGGCATGGGCGCCGTCACGCTGCGCGTTGCAGACCTCGACGCGATGATCCGCTACTACCGCGACGCCGTCACCCTCGACCTGCTCAGCCAGCACGGCGACGTGGCCGTACTCGGCCGCGGCGACGTTCCCGTGGTCATCCTGCAGCACGCACCTGAGCTGAAGCACGCGGCGCCGCGGTCAGCGGGGCTGTACCACACGGCCATCCTCTTCGATTCGCGCGAAGCACTCGCCGCGGCCCTCTACTCGGTGGCGACGAAGGCCCCCGGCACGTTCACCGGCAGCGCCGACCACAAGGTGAGCATCGCCTTCTACTTCACCGACCCCGAGGGCAACGGCGTCGAACTCTACTGGGACCGCGACCGCACCGAGTGGAGCTGGCTGCACGGCCAGATCGAGATGACCACTCTCTACGTGGACCCCAACGGCTTTCTGCAGCAGAACCTCACCACCGAGACGGCCGAGCGCGCCGTCACGGCCGGTGCGCCCCGGTTCGGCGCGGCATCCGTCGGCCACGTGCACCTCTCGGTGGGCGACACCGCCACCGCCAAGGAGTTCTACGTGAAGCGGCTGGGCTTCGAGAGCACCTTCGAGATTCCGGGCAGCGCACTCTTCATCTCGGCTGGCAAGTACCACCACCACATGGCCATGAACACCTGGGAGAGCGCCGGCGCCGGCCGCCGCGGCCTCGCGCTGGGGCTCGCCGAGGTCGATATCCACGTGCCGACTCCGGATGATCTGGGTTCACTCCAGGAACGCCTCACCCACTACGCCACCCCGTTCGCCGACGATGGGCGCAGTCTCAGCATTGAAGACCCGTGGGGCAGCACGCTGAAAGTGGCCGTCGCTCAGTAG
- a CDS encoding heme ABC transporter ATP-binding protein: MGVRRRGLPAGAALAAPGPRESDVFGRERPPHPSRSSEGVALGSSAGAVEARGLHVALEGRRILDDVSLSAARGEVHALVGPNGAGKSTLLSVLSGDAHADRGEIRIEGRPLDAWTLRELARHRGVLLQQNAVFFPFTVQQVVEMGRAPWLGTDRDTDDELAVAEALDLTETTAFADRHVPSLSGGERARVAFARVLAQRTGILLLDEPTAALDLRHQEQVLTVARDRARNGSAVVVVLHDLTLAAAYADTVTVLHGGRVAATGVPREVFTADLLSLVYEHEIEVLEHPRSGAPIIQPVR, translated from the coding sequence GTGGGCGTGAGGCGCCGCGGGCTCCCGGCGGGAGCCGCGCTGGCGGCTCCCGGGCCGCGCGAGAGCGACGTTTTCGGACGAGAGCGACCGCCCCACCCGTCGCGCTCGTCCGAAGGTGTCGCCCTCGGCTCCAGCGCCGGCGCCGTCGAGGCGCGCGGACTGCACGTTGCGCTCGAGGGGCGCCGTATTCTCGACGACGTCTCGCTCAGCGCGGCACGCGGCGAGGTTCACGCCCTGGTCGGGCCGAACGGGGCCGGCAAGTCGACGCTGTTATCGGTGCTGAGCGGCGACGCCCACGCCGATCGCGGCGAGATACGTATCGAGGGGAGGCCGCTCGACGCCTGGACCCTCCGCGAACTTGCCCGTCACCGCGGAGTGCTGCTGCAGCAGAACGCCGTGTTCTTTCCGTTCACCGTTCAGCAGGTGGTGGAGATGGGTCGCGCACCGTGGCTCGGCACCGATCGTGACACCGACGACGAACTCGCCGTGGCCGAGGCGCTCGACCTCACCGAGACCACCGCGTTCGCCGACCGGCACGTGCCGAGCCTTTCGGGCGGAGAGCGTGCGCGTGTGGCGTTCGCCCGCGTGCTGGCCCAGCGCACGGGCATCCTGTTGCTCGATGAGCCCACGGCCGCCCTCGATCTGCGCCACCAGGAACAGGTGCTGACGGTGGCGCGCGATCGCGCCCGTAACGGCAGCGCGGTCGTCGTCGTGCTGCACGATCTGACTCTCGCCGCCGCCTACGCCGACACCGTGACCGTGCTGCACGGCGGGCGGGTCGCCGCGACGGGCGTTCCTCGCGAGGTCTTCACCGCCGACCTGCTGAGCCTTGTGTACGAGCACGAGATCGAGGTGCTCGAGCATCCGCGCTCTGGAGCCCCGATCATCCAGCCGGTGCGCTGA
- a CDS encoding FecCD family ABC transporter permease, whose protein sequence is MLPKCSGAQRHLRRRRALLFAGLGVALVVVVVVSAATGQLSIPPDQVLGSILHALGISSGPAPASGVGREALWSIRFPRIALAMVVGAALSVSGMLMQAIFGNPLADPGVVGVSAGAAVGAAATIVLGWSFAGDWTIALTAFTAGLIATFLVYATARAGGKTEVVTLILTGVAVTAVAGAALAFLLFFGDTQAREEIVFWQLGSLNGAMWRDVWVVLPVALLGIVFALVLSRRLDLLSLGERSARHLGVNVELLRVATIILVALLVAVAVAFTGIIAFVGLVIPHLMRMIIGPAHLPLTIASALGGALLLSTADLAARTLVPYADLPIGMLTALVGGPFFFWLLRRTRAKSGGWA, encoded by the coding sequence GTGCTCCCGAAGTGCAGCGGCGCGCAGCGGCATCTGCGGCGGCGGCGAGCGCTGCTGTTCGCCGGGCTCGGTGTCGCGCTCGTGGTCGTGGTGGTGGTATCGGCCGCGACGGGGCAGCTGAGCATCCCGCCCGACCAGGTGCTGGGGTCGATATTGCACGCGCTGGGTATCAGCAGCGGCCCGGCACCGGCGAGCGGAGTCGGCCGAGAAGCGCTGTGGAGCATCCGGTTTCCGCGCATCGCGCTGGCCATGGTGGTGGGTGCTGCGCTGTCGGTGAGCGGGATGCTCATGCAGGCCATTTTCGGCAACCCCCTCGCCGACCCGGGTGTCGTCGGCGTCTCGGCCGGCGCCGCCGTGGGTGCCGCGGCCACGATCGTGCTCGGATGGAGCTTTGCCGGCGACTGGACCATCGCCCTCACCGCCTTCACCGCGGGACTCATCGCGACGTTTCTCGTGTACGCCACGGCCCGAGCGGGTGGCAAGACCGAGGTCGTTACGCTCATTCTCACGGGTGTGGCGGTCACCGCCGTCGCGGGCGCCGCCCTCGCGTTTCTGCTGTTCTTCGGCGATACCCAGGCCCGCGAAGAGATCGTGTTCTGGCAGCTCGGCAGCCTCAATGGGGCGATGTGGCGCGACGTCTGGGTGGTGCTTCCGGTGGCGTTGCTCGGCATCGTCTTCGCGCTGGTTCTGTCGCGCCGGCTCGACCTGCTGTCGCTCGGGGAGCGGTCGGCTCGGCACCTCGGAGTGAACGTGGAGCTGTTGCGGGTGGCGACGATCATCCTCGTCGCCCTGCTCGTGGCGGTGGCGGTGGCGTTCACCGGCATCATCGCGTTTGTCGGGCTGGTGATTCCGCATCTGATGCGCATGATCATCGGGCCGGCCCATCTGCCGCTCACCATCGCGAGTGCCCTCGGTGGCGCACTGCTGCTCTCGACGGCCGACCTCGCCGCGCGCACGCTGGTGCCTTACGCAGATCTGCCGATCGGGATGCTCACGGCCCTGGTCGGGGGGCCGTTCTTCTTCTGGCTGCTGCGGCGCACCCGCGCGAAGTCGGGCGGGTGGGCGTGA
- a CDS encoding heme/hemin ABC transporter substrate-binding protein gives MPFVRRLEKPARSRMLLPVVLVTTLLLCACSTGQPSDGASSSGSASASAAGGSCADASGTQLPLSEVRASTPPKQLTGPTTACLPSETITALSPAPVPELPTTVVDNQGTSVTVTDASRILALDMSGTLAATVFALGLGGNVVGRDISTGFAEAADLPVVTQGGHTLSAEAILALSPTVIVTDSSIGPWDVLLQMRGAGIPVVVLTPERSIDNAGSIVQGVADALGVSSAGATVTAEVEARIAATETSIAALAPADRAARVRVMFLYVRGSAGVYYIFGAESGADALITSLGAIDVASEIGITDMRPMTAEAIVAAKPDVILMMTKGLESVGGIEGLLEKVPSIALTPAGEKRRIVDMSDYDVLSFGTRTPEVLDALARALYAPEAAARTSAATP, from the coding sequence GTGCCCTTCGTTCGCCGCCTCGAAAAGCCCGCCAGGTCGCGGATGCTGCTGCCCGTCGTGCTGGTTACGACCCTCTTGCTCTGCGCCTGCTCGACGGGTCAGCCCAGCGACGGTGCGTCGTCATCGGGCTCGGCGAGCGCCTCGGCGGCCGGCGGATCGTGTGCCGACGCCTCTGGCACTCAGCTGCCTCTCAGCGAGGTTCGGGCATCCACTCCCCCGAAACAGCTCACCGGGCCGACGACCGCGTGCCTGCCGAGTGAAACCATAACCGCGCTCTCGCCGGCACCCGTGCCAGAGCTGCCGACGACCGTGGTCGACAATCAGGGCACGAGCGTCACCGTGACCGACGCGAGCCGCATTCTGGCGCTCGACATGTCGGGCACGCTTGCGGCGACGGTGTTCGCGCTCGGCCTCGGCGGCAACGTGGTCGGCCGCGACATCTCGACGGGGTTTGCCGAGGCGGCCGACCTTCCCGTGGTGACCCAGGGCGGCCATACCCTCAGCGCGGAGGCGATTCTGGCCTTGTCGCCCACCGTCATCGTCACCGACTCGTCGATCGGGCCATGGGATGTGTTGCTTCAGATGCGCGGCGCGGGCATTCCCGTCGTCGTACTGACGCCCGAGCGCTCGATCGACAACGCGGGCAGCATCGTTCAGGGCGTGGCGGATGCTCTCGGAGTGTCGTCGGCCGGCGCAACCGTCACGGCTGAAGTAGAGGCTCGCATCGCCGCCACCGAGACCAGCATCGCCGCGCTGGCTCCCGCCGACCGCGCTGCCCGGGTGCGCGTGATGTTCCTCTACGTGCGTGGATCGGCGGGCGTGTATTACATCTTCGGGGCCGAGTCGGGGGCGGATGCCCTCATCACGAGCCTCGGCGCGATCGACGTCGCGAGCGAGATCGGCATCACCGACATGCGGCCGATGACGGCCGAGGCCATTGTCGCCGCGAAGCCCGACGTCATTCTCATGATGACCAAGGGGCTGGAGTCGGTCGGCGGCATCGAGGGGTTGCTGGAGAAGGTTCCGTCGATCGCCCTGACGCCGGCCGGCGAAAAGCGGCGCATCGTCGACATGAGCGACTACGACGTCTTGAGCTTCGGCACCCGCACCCCCGAGGTGCTCGACGCGCTCGCGCGGGCGCTCTACGCGCCCGAAGCCGCCGCCCGCACGTCGGCGGCGACCCCGTGA
- a CDS encoding HtaA domain-containing protein: MALVLFAGMLVFGSSVAASAATGDVSGASLNWGFKSSWRGYVSGVPGSSTTTSGGASATPTPYSWGASTGGSFDETSGTGDVTFGGSVTWKVPAHGITITLSNPDLTLTSATAGTLAFDYSDSAGNSGSAVFADLDLSAGTASVSNGEATFTNVAASAAQATVDTFSGFYALGAALDPVSFTLPYEEAPPAPVAVATSTTLSATPAAATVGDALSLTAAVSPVAAGTVQFFDGTDALGSPVSVDSDGTAAAAPTATLGTHSYTARFAPADPTAFEPSTSPASVVTVAAAPPVTVPVATTTTLVTTPLAPVALGVSTTLTATVALASADPGAASPAGTVEFFDLKATEGGASTPVSLGSAEVVAGTAALSTAALAAGGHTFTATYTPRAGTSFVSSTVTTAVNYGVVDTTVPTVTAPGAGATTVTGVSANWDYSAYSSEWQKTASGNIAVSGQTFALTDGIAVYDAQGTTVDFTGSLQVLAYPHYGGFWVKLTDPTLAIDASGTGTWSATVTTSDAPDAPGSRLVVATIHGGSYPDFAATGSANLALDFANTTAAGTWSVSGGVAYTNAWSNEFVFAVPSSIRSFYYTSGTTPAQANKPPQPLDLKWTVAVVPPVDPPAASSGQLTWGFKSSWRAYVSMFGGRITPTGGASITPEGLYTFGQADGSDYDPATNVGTVKYSGTIEFANPLHGFDMALANPWVVFGADGSTKLSAETSTTSTSGTTALTRVVVADLSTPAATQGDGDLLLWSDVLGVFADTLAPDGWGDQYVGAAIDPVAFSYGVAAVVPPVDPGQPGQPGQPGEPGQPTSPPTTAPTEETPVTPAVDEPAQKVCLAQQVSGGTLNWGVKSSFVSYITGSIAKGSISTSGISSSDGFTWAGGAGTFNTEDSRGSVSFDGSVHFTGHAGALDMTIANPRVQITSASSAVLVADVSSKALDGTTTSGAVTLAKIDLGSASASSVTSTQARWVNASTTLTSSGAASFGGFYQAGVALDPVTLTLPLGATVACDGYSAAAGSGGSLAETGATLTPLWGGLAFLLAGMGILSLRRHRRNAVAKS, translated from the coding sequence GTGGCACTCGTTCTCTTCGCCGGAATGCTCGTCTTCGGATCCAGCGTGGCAGCCTCGGCCGCAACGGGCGACGTCTCGGGAGCCTCGCTGAACTGGGGCTTCAAGTCGTCGTGGCGCGGGTATGTCTCCGGTGTTCCCGGCTCGTCGACAACGACCTCCGGCGGCGCGAGCGCGACGCCGACCCCCTACAGCTGGGGTGCTTCGACAGGCGGCTCGTTCGACGAGACGAGCGGCACGGGTGACGTGACCTTCGGCGGCAGCGTCACCTGGAAGGTGCCGGCGCACGGCATCACCATCACGCTCTCGAACCCCGACCTGACACTCACCAGCGCAACCGCCGGAACCCTCGCCTTCGACTACAGCGACAGTGCCGGAAACTCGGGCTCGGCCGTCTTCGCCGACCTCGACCTGTCGGCAGGCACGGCGTCGGTCTCGAACGGCGAGGCTACGTTCACGAACGTCGCCGCCTCGGCTGCGCAGGCGACCGTCGACACGTTCTCGGGCTTCTATGCACTCGGTGCGGCACTCGACCCCGTCTCGTTCACCCTGCCGTACGAAGAGGCGCCGCCCGCCCCGGTTGCCGTCGCGACCAGCACGACACTCTCGGCGACGCCCGCCGCAGCAACCGTCGGCGACGCTCTCAGCCTCACGGCCGCCGTCAGCCCTGTCGCCGCGGGAACCGTGCAGTTCTTCGACGGCACGGATGCCCTGGGCTCGCCGGTCTCGGTCGACTCCGACGGCACGGCCGCAGCCGCGCCCACGGCGACGCTCGGCACTCACTCCTACACCGCTCGGTTCGCGCCGGCCGACCCCACCGCCTTCGAGCCCTCGACCTCACCGGCTTCGGTCGTGACCGTCGCGGCCGCGCCGCCCGTCACCGTTCCCGTCGCCACGACGACGACACTCGTGACGACCCCGCTCGCACCCGTCGCCCTCGGGGTGAGCACCACGCTCACCGCAACGGTGGCTCTGGCTTCGGCTGATCCGGGTGCAGCGTCACCCGCCGGCACGGTCGAGTTCTTCGACCTGAAGGCCACGGAGGGCGGCGCTTCGACGCCCGTCTCGCTCGGCAGCGCGGAGGTGGTGGCCGGAACGGCTGCACTCAGCACGGCAGCTCTCGCTGCCGGCGGACACACCTTCACCGCGACCTACACGCCCCGAGCCGGAACTTCGTTCGTCAGCTCGACGGTGACGACGGCGGTGAACTACGGCGTGGTCGACACGACCGTGCCGACCGTCACTGCTCCGGGCGCGGGTGCCACGACGGTCACCGGAGTGAGCGCGAACTGGGACTATTCGGCCTACAGCTCGGAGTGGCAGAAGACGGCGAGCGGCAACATCGCGGTCTCCGGCCAGACCTTCGCCCTGACCGACGGAATCGCCGTCTACGACGCGCAGGGCACCACGGTCGACTTCACCGGGAGCCTTCAGGTGCTCGCGTACCCGCACTATGGCGGCTTCTGGGTGAAGCTCACCGATCCGACCCTGGCCATCGATGCCTCGGGCACCGGCACCTGGTCGGCGACGGTCACGACCAGCGACGCACCGGATGCTCCGGGCAGCCGGCTCGTCGTCGCCACGATCCACGGCGGGTCGTACCCCGACTTCGCGGCGACCGGTTCCGCGAACCTGGCTCTCGACTTCGCGAACACGACGGCCGCAGGCACGTGGTCGGTGTCGGGCGGCGTCGCCTACACGAATGCGTGGAGCAACGAGTTCGTGTTCGCCGTGCCGTCGAGCATCCGCTCGTTCTATTACACCTCGGGCACAACGCCGGCGCAGGCGAACAAGCCGCCGCAGCCGCTCGACCTGAAGTGGACGGTCGCGGTAGTGCCGCCGGTCGATCCGCCCGCAGCGTCGTCAGGTCAGCTGACCTGGGGATTCAAGAGCTCGTGGCGAGCGTACGTGAGCATGTTCGGCGGCAGGATCACGCCGACCGGCGGTGCTTCGATCACGCCAGAAGGTCTGTATACCTTCGGTCAGGCCGACGGCAGCGACTACGACCCGGCCACGAACGTGGGCACCGTGAAGTACAGCGGCACGATCGAGTTCGCGAACCCGTTGCACGGTTTCGATATGGCTCTGGCGAATCCGTGGGTCGTGTTCGGCGCCGACGGAAGCACGAAGCTGAGCGCCGAGACGTCGACCACGTCGACCTCGGGAACCACCGCGCTGACTCGTGTGGTGGTGGCCGATCTGAGCACCCCCGCGGCGACGCAGGGCGACGGTGATCTGCTGCTCTGGAGCGACGTGCTCGGTGTCTTCGCCGACACGCTCGCACCCGACGGCTGGGGCGACCAGTATGTGGGCGCGGCCATCGATCCGGTGGCGTTCAGCTACGGCGTCGCCGCGGTGGTGCCGCCCGTCGACCCGGGCCAGCCTGGGCAACCGGGTCAGCCGGGCGAACCCGGTCAGCCCACCTCGCCGCCGACCACCGCGCCGACCGAAGAAACGCCCGTCACCCCCGCCGTCGACGAACCCGCGCAGAAGGTCTGCCTCGCCCAACAGGTGAGCGGCGGAACCCTGAACTGGGGCGTGAAGTCGAGCTTCGTCTCGTACATCACGGGGTCGATCGCGAAGGGATCCATCAGCACCAGCGGCATCTCGTCGAGCGACGGTTTCACCTGGGCGGGCGGAGCCGGCACGTTCAACACCGAGGATTCGCGCGGCTCGGTCTCGTTCGACGGCTCGGTGCACTTCACCGGTCACGCCGGAGCCCTCGACATGACCATCGCGAACCCGCGGGTTCAGATCACGTCTGCCTCGTCGGCCGTGCTGGTGGCGGATGTCTCGTCGAAGGCCCTCGATGGCACCACCACGAGCGGCGCGGTGACGCTGGCAAAGATCGACCTCGGTTCGGCCTCGGCCTCGTCGGTCACGTCGACGCAGGCCCGCTGGGTGAACGCGTCGACAACGCTGACCTCGTCGGGTGCGGCATCGTTCGGCGGGTTCTACCAGGCGGGCGTCGCGCTTGATCCTGTGACGCTCACGCTGCCGCTGGGCGCCACGGTGGCCTGCGACGGGTACTCGGCCGCCGCGGGTTCTGGCGGGTCGCTCGCCGAGACGGGCGCGACGCTCACCCCGCTGTGGGGCGGTTTGGCCTTCCTCTTGGCCGGAATGGGCATCCTGAGCCTGCGTCGCCACCGCCGGAACGCGGTCGCGAAGAGCTAG
- a CDS encoding multidrug effflux MFS transporter, whose translation MTEAVSAQGAAKAPRLVRRERMLVLILLAVIPLSQIPIDAYTPAIPDMITELNTSSTLVQNSVSAYVLGMSIGLLPIGIIADARGRKPTLLVCLGILFVASLGCALTGDIYTLLALRFIQGLGGCATMVIVYAIAADSFRGARLTSISGLLGASWGLAPVLAPAVGGLLVQYVSWRGIFVLIAVLAMVAAAVIFFVLPETLAVDRRTPIRPREIGGVLAATLRRRIFVGLTLIFAVFASAQLMFGVVAPLLYETQLGLTPAFYGLIALLVGVANLIGELSTSYFATRISARMLGFSALVSFSLGAVILAVSGTLVGPHLLWITLGGVLALAGCGALCPLAYGLVMGLFTRNLGLIGGLTSAVCYLFVAVAMAAAAGLPDDSQAPLGYIYVACAIAGFVLLALCLPRRATSRAGVPDATIA comes from the coding sequence ATGACCGAAGCTGTTTCTGCGCAGGGGGCTGCGAAGGCGCCGCGTTTGGTTCGGCGCGAACGGATGCTCGTGCTCATTCTGCTGGCGGTGATTCCGCTCAGCCAGATTCCCATCGATGCGTACACGCCGGCCATTCCCGACATGATCACCGAGCTGAACACGTCTTCCACGCTCGTGCAGAATTCGGTGTCGGCGTACGTGCTCGGCATGAGCATCGGGCTGCTGCCCATCGGCATCATCGCCGACGCGCGCGGGCGCAAGCCGACGCTGTTGGTGTGTCTGGGCATCCTGTTTGTTGCGAGCCTCGGCTGTGCGCTGACCGGCGACATCTATACGCTGCTGGCGCTGCGGTTCATCCAGGGGCTCGGGGGATGCGCGACGATGGTCATCGTGTACGCGATCGCCGCGGATTCGTTCCGCGGGGCGCGGCTCACGTCGATCTCGGGTCTGCTGGGAGCGTCGTGGGGTCTCGCCCCCGTGCTCGCGCCGGCGGTCGGCGGCCTGCTGGTGCAGTACGTGTCGTGGCGCGGCATCTTCGTGCTCATCGCGGTGCTCGCGATGGTGGCCGCCGCGGTGATCTTCTTCGTGCTGCCCGAGACGCTCGCGGTCGACCGCCGCACGCCGATTCGTCCGCGTGAGATCGGCGGCGTTCTCGCCGCGACCCTGCGGCGGCGAATCTTCGTCGGCCTCACGCTCATCTTCGCGGTGTTCGCCAGCGCCCAGCTCATGTTCGGGGTCGTCGCGCCGTTGCTCTACGAGACGCAGCTGGGGCTGACTCCGGCGTTCTACGGGCTGATCGCGCTGCTGGTCGGCGTGGCGAACCTCATCGGCGAGCTGTCGACGAGCTACTTCGCCACGCGCATCTCGGCGCGGATGCTCGGCTTCTCGGCGCTCGTTTCGTTCAGCCTTGGCGCGGTCATCCTGGCCGTCAGCGGCACTCTCGTGGGGCCGCATCTGCTCTGGATCACCCTCGGCGGGGTGCTGGCGCTCGCGGGATGTGGGGCGCTGTGCCCCCTCGCCTATGGACTCGTGATGGGGCTCTTCACCCGCAACCTCGGCCTGATCGGCGGGCTGACGTCGGCCGTGTGTTACCTGTTCGTCGCGGTAGCGATGGCTGCTGCCGCGGGGCTGCCCGACGATTCGCAGGCGCCTCTCGGGTACATCTACGTGGCGTGCGCCATTGCGGGGTTTGTGCTGCTGGCGCTGTGCCTGCCGCGACGTGCCACCTCACGTGCTGGTGTGCCCGACGCCACCATCGCGTGA